The proteins below come from a single Bacillota bacterium genomic window:
- a CDS encoding trypsin-like peptidase domain-containing protein: protein MDYHWREDRGRTGGLFLAALAGAIIGGLLVGAMLLAFLPGSLGPARSRNPAAEVVPSPAPAPDAGPNSVPLPGAGTYSVAAAAQRVGPAVVKIATKQEEVVYSFFFRPMVREREGLGSGVIIDSAGHILTNYHVIEDVTQITVVLADGRQFSGRIVGADAYTDLAVIKISDSNLPVAELGDSGAITVGEPAIAIGNPYGFDHTVTAGVISALNRSIDPGDRSGVVLEGLIQTDAPINPGNSGGALVSAAGQVIGINTAIIAQAQSIGFAIPINTARDVAREIIAYGKVRRPYVGVAEIIPVTRDIAARYNLPVTEGVYISTV from the coding sequence ATGGACTATCATTGGAGAGAGGATCGGGGCAGGACAGGCGGGCTCTTCCTTGCCGCGTTGGCTGGCGCCATCATAGGCGGGCTGCTCGTGGGAGCGATGCTTCTGGCTTTCCTCCCGGGTTCGCTGGGGCCTGCCCGGTCTCGTAACCCCGCCGCTGAGGTGGTGCCCTCGCCGGCTCCGGCCCCGGACGCCGGGCCGAATTCGGTACCGCTGCCGGGGGCGGGCACATACTCAGTTGCTGCGGCGGCCCAGAGAGTCGGTCCGGCCGTGGTCAAGATCGCGACCAAGCAGGAGGAGGTAGTGTACAGCTTCTTCTTCCGGCCCATGGTCAGGGAGAGGGAAGGCCTGGGGTCCGGGGTCATCATCGACTCCGCCGGGCACATCCTCACCAACTATCATGTCATCGAGGACGTGACCCAGATAACCGTGGTCCTCGCAGACGGGCGGCAGTTCTCCGGCAGGATTGTTGGAGCAGACGCTTATACTGACCTCGCGGTGATCAAGATCAGCGACTCCAACCTCCCTGTGGCCGAGCTTGGAGACTCCGGCGCCATTACAGTGGGCGAGCCGGCAATCGCCATAGGAAACCCGTATGGTTTCGACCACACTGTGACGGCCGGGGTCATCTCCGCGCTCAACAGGTCCATCGATCCCGGGGACCGCTCGGGAGTGGTACTGGAGGGCTTGATCCAAACAGATGCGCCGATCAACCCGGGAAACAGCGGAGGGGCGCTCGTCTCCGCGGCGGGACAAGTCATAGGGATCAACACTGCCATCATAGCGCAGGCACAGAGCATCGGATTCGCCATACCGATAAACACGGCCAGGGATGTAGCGCGGGAGATCATAGCATACGGAAAGGTCAGGCGGCCTTATGTCGGCGTTGCGGAGATCATCCCCGTCACCCGGGACATAGCTGCCCGGTACAACTTGCCCGTCACCGAGGGCGTCTACATCTCTACAGTCC